A segment of the Lactobacillus sp. ESL0700 genome:
CTTATGCCTACGCTTTAGACGAAAATCCGCAAATGGACTTACACCTTTTGGCAATTGAATTAAATCAGCAGCCTAAAAAATTGTCATCAACTGGTGGGATGAAACAAGCACAATCTTCGCCCTTTTTTAAGCCGTGGCTGGCGCGTAATGAGCAAGAAATGGCGCAAATGATGTCTGCCATTCAAGAAAATGATTTTACTCGTTTGGGTCAACTGGCCGAACTTAATGCCAGCGAGATGCACGCAATTAATTTAACAGCGCAGCCTGGCTTTACTTATTTTGAGCCGGACACTGTTGAAGCTATTAAGTTAGTTACCCAATTGCGCGCGCGCGGGATTGAATGTTACTACACAATCGATGCCGGCCCCAACGTTAAAGTTCTCTGCCAGTTAAGAAATGTAAAAGATGTGACCAATTCATTTGTGTCTGTGTTCAAGAATGCTAAGATAGTAAATGCAAGTTTTGGTCCAGGTATCTCATGCCTGGACTAATTAGCGTAATTTAATTGATTAGGAGATTAAATTAATTGATCACAGAACAAGCACCCGGAAAATTATATATTGCTGGTGAATATGCTGTTTTAGAACAAGATTGTCCTGCAATCTTAGTCGCAGTTAACCAGTTTATTCGGGTTTCAATTACTAAAAGCAAGTCAACAACGGGCCTAATCCACTCCAAGCAGTATTCACAGGACTCAATTCATTGGGTGCGTAAAGGCGCCAAAATGGTAATTGATAACCGTGACAATCCGTTTGAATATATTTTAGCCGCAATTTCTTATACAGAACGTTACTGTATTGAACAGAATATTAAAATGAAGGTTTACGACCTGCACGTTAATTCTGACTTAGATTCAGCTGATGGCAAAAAATACGGCCTGGGTTCCAGTGCGGCGGTTACCGTGGCAACAGTTAAAGCAATTTTACGCTTTTATAATGTACCTTTTAGCAATGAATTAGTTTATAAATTATCCGCAATTTCGCACTACTCCGTTCAGGGTAATGGCTCTGCCGGTGATATTGCCGCGAGTGTTTACGGTGGTTGGCTGGCCTACCAAACCTTTGATAAGGCATGGTTGACTAACGAACTGGCTAGCAAGACTTTATCAAGCATTGTAAATGAAGCATGGCCAGGGTTGAAGATTCAATTGTTGACGCCGCCGGAAGGGATGCGTCTAATGATTGGCTGGAGCCACAAACCAGCATCAACTTCACGACTAGTTGATGAAACTAATGCGAATCGTGCTGCCTTAAATGGTGAATATCGTGAATTTTTGCAAGCATCACGCGAATGTGTATTAAAGATGATTACTGGTTTTGAACAAAATAATATTGCCTTAATTAAAAAGCAAATCCGCGTTAATCGTAGCCTGCTGCAGCATTTTGCTCAAATTAATCAAATTGCAATTGAAATTCCGCGGCTTTCCAAGTTAATTAACATTGCCGAAGATTTCGGCGGTGCCGCTAAGACTTCTGGTGCTGGCAACGGCGACTGCGGCATTGTAATTGCAGATGAAACAACTGATGTGGCTGCATTAGAAAGTCAGTGGCAGGAAAATGGCATTCAGCCCC
Coding sequences within it:
- the mvaD gene encoding diphosphomevalonate decarboxylase; this encodes MAKTVRAHTNIALIKYWGKADDQLRLPLMSSLSMTLDQFYTDTRITASTTGNHFFLNNIEQTGKSAQRVFAYLEKLQQHFNVTGSLSVYSINHVPTAAGLASSSSAFAALAGAFCAYYELDINRRHLSRLARLGSGSASRSIYGGFAIWQKGVDDATSYAYALDENPQMDLHLLAIELNQQPKKLSSTGGMKQAQSSPFFKPWLARNEQEMAQMMSAIQENDFTRLGQLAELNASEMHAINLTAQPGFTYFEPDTVEAIKLVTQLRARGIECYYTIDAGPNVKVLCQLRNVKDVTNSFVSVFKNAKIVNASFGPGISCLD
- a CDS encoding phosphomevalonate kinase — protein: MITEQAPGKLYIAGEYAVLEQDCPAILVAVNQFIRVSITKSKSTTGLIHSKQYSQDSIHWVRKGAKMVIDNRDNPFEYILAAISYTERYCIEQNIKMKVYDLHVNSDLDSADGKKYGLGSSAAVTVATVKAILRFYNVPFSNELVYKLSAISHYSVQGNGSAGDIAASVYGGWLAYQTFDKAWLTNELASKTLSSIVNEAWPGLKIQLLTPPEGMRLMIGWSHKPASTSRLVDETNANRAALNGEYREFLQASRECVLKMITGFEQNNIALIKKQIRVNRSLLQHFAQINQIAIEIPRLSKLINIAEDFGGAAKTSGAGNGDCGIVIADETTDVAALESQWQENGIQPLNFHVHQVKFAQ